A part of Dryobates pubescens isolate bDryPub1 chromosome 3, bDryPub1.pri, whole genome shotgun sequence genomic DNA contains:
- the LOC128899424 gene encoding gallinacin-12-like: MPAAHRGFGKISRSAVLFASRPKAMGILCFILIFISLPTHGDAYGPDSCNYEGGLCRVGNCISGEYLARFCFEPIILCCKSLSHTTTKS; encoded by the exons ATGCCAGCAGCGCACAGAGGCTTCGGCAAGATCTCAcgctcagcagtgctgtttgCCAGCAGACCCAAAGCAATGGGGATCCTTTGCTTCATCTTAATCTTCATCTCTCTGCCCACTCATG GAGATGCTTATGGACCAGACAGCTGTAACTATGAAGGGGGCTTGTGCCGAGTTGGGAATTGCATTTCTGGTGAATATCTGGCCAGGTTCTGCTTTGAGCCCATCATTCTCTGCTGTAAGAGTTTGTCACACACCACCACGAAGAGCTGA